TGTTATGATTCTTAAAGATGCTGGGAAGTTACTTCTTCCAGACAGAGAAGCAAAACCCAAGAGAGGCCTATGAGCACCATCTAGTGGTAACATGTGACCACATCCTTTTCGAACTCTTAGTGATTTTAAAGGTATAAAGGCTGGATTATCTGTACACTGGCAtgtgtgtgctgtttgtttacttacactcCTCTAAGCCCAGTTGGTACGCTAGATTCTGAAGTCCTTTGACCTTCTCCATCAGGTTGGCTGTGGTCAGGCTACCCAGCTCTACAGAAGGATAATAAGACCCATAATAAAAGCACTAACCCAACTTCAGCAAAATGTTAACCCATTTGACAGGATTATATAGTAAGTCTGCCTCTGTCCCCCAGTCTTTCTGTTTAACACCAACTGTAACAAGTAAACTGAAAAATCTgtctgggaaaaaaaaacataattttggCTATTTGGACCAACCTTTCAACATTTCAATATCCTCACTCTCCAGATCTGACATCCATTTTGGGGGTGAATTGCAGATGGGCTGTGATAAAGAGTTACAGATCACGCATCATGAAGTGTGACAAGCCTATTTATGTTTCTAATGTGTAACTCAAACTCAGCCATATTGAATCTAACTCACATTTTTACAAGATGCAGCGAACTCTGCGACTCCAGGTACTGTATGAGAGATCAGAGAATAATAAAGTTTATGCATAATAAATGCTACGGTAACCAGTCACATAGGCGCAGGAGATAAACTTACACTGCTCTGGCCACAAGTCTGGGGATGCTCTATCCAACTTCTCAAAACTCAGCAATGATGACTCAAAATCATCACCTATcgagacaaagaaaacaaattagAGCCAGTAGATTTAAGTTC
Above is a window of Oreochromis niloticus isolate F11D_XX linkage group LG19, O_niloticus_UMD_NMBU, whole genome shotgun sequence DNA encoding:
- the lin52 gene encoding protein lin-52 homolog, producing MLQHYTSGPPGGVFLKYTTYTRQMSELLLPLPLAVVYHVIIVKMASPNGGDDFESSLLSFEKLDRASPDLWPEQLPGVAEFAASCKNPICNSPPKWMSDLESEDIEMLKELGSLTTANLMEKVKGLQNLAYQLGLEESREMTRGKFLNILERPKK